Proteins found in one Sardina pilchardus chromosome 3, fSarPil1.1, whole genome shotgun sequence genomic segment:
- the spc24 gene encoding kinetochore protein Spc24 encodes MGSQHELNDLEESLESCVQLIESSYAEGNMQGIRDKVQQLYNHHLDTKKTTTQLLNDLIQSEERVGQTLLDLGSRQNKMTEELETLQREIQKKQTQSMNLESESQFLQRELERLRESEQEMQALQQEVDEDTTEIIPSAIYLAQLYYKVTKIKLEMDGDPKILKGVHYGKDLVTPINIDTSQLSPCAVSDKLWSFVSTDWN; translated from the exons ATGGGGTCACAGCACGAACTTAATGACCTAGAAGAGTCTCTAGAGTCATGTGTTCAACTAATCGAGAGCAGTTATGCTGAGGGAAACATGCAAGGTATACGAGATAAAGTACAGCAGCTGTATAATCACCACCTGGACACAAAGAAGACCACGACCCAGCTCCTAAATG ACCTTATCCAGTCAGAAGAAAGAGTGGGCCAAACACTTCTGGATTTGGGGAGTCGTCAAAATAAGATGACTGAGGAGCTAGAGACGCTTCAGCGGGAGATTCAAAAGAAGCAAACCCAGAGCATGAACCTGGAGTCAGAGTCACA GTTCCTGCAGAGGGAGCTAGAGCGCTTGCGTGAATCTGAGCAGGAGATGCAAGCCCTGCAGCAGGAGGTGGATGAGGACACCACAGAGATCATCCCCTCTGCCAT ATACCTGGCTCAGCTCTACTACAAAGTTACCAAGATCAAGCTGGAGATGGATGGGGATCCAAAAATCTTGAAAGGAG TTCACTATGGAAAAGACCTGGTTACCCCCATCAACATTGACACCTCTCAGCTCTCGCCATGTGCAGTCAGTGATAAACTCTGGAGTTTTGTCAGCACGGACTGGAACTAG
- the s1pr5a gene encoding sphingosine 1-phosphate receptor 5a, whose amino-acid sequence MDEASQYDYSATLPTVAPTVGYLSMFHEYHSNAALVTHYNYTGKLKENKYRDGLKPEAILFLIICLLIVLENAVVLVAIWKNKKFHLPMYYLLGNLTLSDLLAGFTYMVNIITSGANTLRMTPLQWFLREGGVFITLAASVISLLAIAIERHVTMVRMKPYQGAKRGRMFALIGASWVVSVLLGVLPIMGWNCMGRLDHCSTVLPLYDKSYILFCVTVFSAVLMAIVVLYARIFRIVKSNTQRLGCGPQRKGLARKSQKYLALLKTVTIVLGVFIACWLPLFVLLILDFCCPARSCQVLFRADYFLGIAMFNSLLNPIIYTLTSKDMRRAIIRLLCRHCLITKDGQVKKIGLPFLECSTSKTELPSHRLEGVENTVSSGNFTPSTIKAIYPRMSKS is encoded by the coding sequence ATGGATGAAGCATCACAATATGACTATTCTGCCACATTGCCAACTGTGGCCCCTACCGTTGGCTACCTCAGTATGTTCCATGAATACCACAGCAATGCGGCTCTGGTGACACATTACAACTATACGGGAAAGCTGAAAGAGAACAAGTACAGAGATGGACTAAAACCAGAGGCCatactcttcctcatcatctGTCTGCTCATAGTGCTGGAGAACGCTGTGGTGCTGGTGGCTATCTGGAAGAACAAAAAATTCCATCTGCCCATGTACTACCTGCTGGGCAACCTGACACTTTCCGACCTGTTGGCAGGCTTCACCTACATGGTAAACATCATCACGTCTGGAGCAAACACCCTGAGAATGACGCCACTGCAGTGGTTCCTGAGGGAAGGTGGAGTCTTCATCACTTTGGCCGCGTCTGTCATCAGCCTACTGGCTATCGCCATTGAGCGACATGTCACCATGGTGAGGATGAAGCCTTACCAGGGGGCCAAAAGAGGACGCATGTTTGCCCTAATCGGAGCCAGCTGGGTGGTCTCGGTGCTGCTGGGGGTCCTCCCCATCATGGGCTGGAACTGCATGGGCCGCCTGGACCACTGCTCCACGGTCCTGCCACTGTACGACAAGAGCTACATCCTGTTCTGTGTCACGGTCTTCAGCGCGGTGCTGATGGCCATCGTGGTGCTGTACGCGCGCATCTTCCGCATCGTCAAGTCCAACACGCAGCGCCTGGGCTGCGGCCCCCAGCGCAAGGGCTTGGCGCGCAAATCCCAGAAGTACCTGGCCCTGCTGAAGACGGTCACCATCGTGCTGGGGGTCTTCATCGCATGCTGGCTGCCCCTCTTTGTGCTCCTCATCCTGGACTTCTGCTGCCCGGCGCGAAGCTGTCAGGTGCTGTTCCGTGCGGACTACTTCCTGGGCATCGCCATGTTCAACTCCCTGCTCAACCCCATCATCTACACCCTCACCAGCAAGGACATGCGGAGGGCCATCATCCGGCTGCTCTGCCGCCACTGCCTCATCACCAAAGATGGACAGGTCAAGAAAATCGGTCTGCCCTTCCTGGAGTGCAGCACCAGCAAGACGGAGCTGCCCTCCCACCGGCTCGAGGGAGTGGAGAACACCGTCTCCTCGGGGAACTTCACCCCCTCTACCATCAAAGCCATTTACCCAAGGATGTCCAAGAGCTGA